Proteins encoded within one genomic window of Leptospira stimsonii:
- a CDS encoding glycosyltransferase family 4 protein, which translates to MKVLYDHQIFSMQNFGGISRYFYENIIRLRKNFDVEIDHSILYSSNEYLIDRTIFPLEKPYGFQDWIPWIQFRGKYRIFRLMQILGLLPDPKSRMNKEILRKIERSDFDLFHPTYYSSYFLKNLRKIRKPFVLTVYDLIHEKFPSYFPDANDVIRNKKILIENAVGIIAISENTKSDLIQFYNFPENKIKVVYLGSSFSSDLKTNKNSNLFKKEYLLFTGNRSHYKNFSFFLKSIQTLFKEFPSLQLYCVGGGSFQKEEIVLVEELGLTGRVEQFHFESDDELSEYYKNALLFVFPSRYEGFGIPLLEAFSCRTPVVCSETSSFPEVAGDAAFYFDPDSKESIYESVKEAILSPEKRKEKIQNGIRQINQFSWDKSAKGTFEFYQSIHKG; encoded by the coding sequence TCTATTTTATATTCTTCTAATGAATATCTAATAGATCGAACGATTTTCCCTTTAGAAAAGCCTTATGGGTTTCAAGATTGGATCCCATGGATTCAATTTCGCGGAAAGTATCGAATCTTTCGATTGATGCAGATCTTAGGTTTGCTCCCTGATCCGAAATCACGGATGAACAAAGAAATTCTTCGAAAGATTGAACGTTCGGACTTTGATCTATTTCATCCTACTTATTATTCTTCCTATTTTTTAAAAAATCTTAGAAAGATTCGGAAGCCATTTGTATTGACGGTATACGATTTAATTCACGAAAAATTTCCAAGTTATTTCCCGGATGCGAATGACGTGATTAGAAATAAGAAAATTCTGATTGAAAATGCCGTCGGCATCATCGCAATTTCAGAAAATACAAAATCAGACCTCATTCAATTTTACAATTTTCCGGAAAATAAAATCAAGGTAGTTTATCTCGGCTCTTCCTTCTCTTCCGATCTGAAGACGAATAAGAATTCAAATCTTTTTAAAAAGGAATATTTACTTTTCACTGGCAATCGATCTCATTATAAGAATTTTTCCTTTTTTCTGAAAAGTATACAAACCTTATTCAAAGAGTTTCCTAGCCTTCAGCTCTATTGCGTTGGAGGCGGAAGTTTTCAAAAAGAAGAAATAGTCCTGGTAGAAGAATTAGGCCTTACTGGCAGAGTCGAACAGTTTCATTTTGAAAGCGACGATGAACTATCGGAGTATTATAAAAATGCATTGCTCTTTGTTTTTCCTTCGCGTTACGAAGGATTCGGAATTCCTCTCTTAGAAGCCTTTAGTTGCAGGACTCCTGTTGTCTGTAGCGAAACTTCTAGTTTTCCTGAAGTTGCGGGTGACGCCGCTTTTTATTTTGATCCTGATTCGAAAGAGTCAATTTACGAGTCAGTCAAGGAAGCAATTTTAAGTCCTGAGAAAAGAAAGGAAAAGATTCAAAATGGGATTCGACAAATCAATCAGTTTTCCTGGGATAAGTCTGCTAAAGGAACGTTCGAGTTTTATCAGAGTATTCATAAAGGATAA